One segment of Pantoea sp. Lij88 DNA contains the following:
- the vapB gene encoding type II toxin-antitoxin system VapB family antitoxin, which produces MRIVSVFRNGNNRAIRLPRDMDFEGVSELEIIREGDAIILRPVRPTWRSFTQFEKADADFMTEREDVVSDEGRFDL; this is translated from the coding sequence ATGAGAATCGTATCTGTGTTCAGAAATGGTAATAATCGCGCGATTCGCCTGCCCCGCGATATGGATTTTGAGGGGGTGAGCGAGCTGGAAATTATCAGGGAAGGAGATGCCATTATTCTGCGTCCTGTCAGACCCACATGGCGTTCATTTACCCAGTTTGAAAAAGCTGACGCTGATTTCATGACAGAGCGTGAAGACGTTGTCAGCGATGAGGGGCGTTTTGATCTGTGA
- a CDS encoding type II toxin-antitoxin system VapC family toxin, with protein MNKTYMLDTNICSFIMREQPEEVIRRLEQAVLRNHRIVVSAITYAEMRFGAIGKKASPRHMHLVDAFCARLDAVLSWDRAAVDATTEIKAALAAAGTPIGPNDTAIAGHAIAARAILVTNNTREFQRVPGLQLEDWVR; from the coding sequence GTGAACAAGACCTATATGCTCGACACTAATATTTGCTCATTTATTATGCGTGAGCAGCCTGAGGAGGTCATCCGGCGACTGGAACAGGCGGTGCTGCGCAACCATCGGATTGTTGTCTCTGCCATTACTTATGCTGAAATGCGTTTTGGGGCGATCGGAAAGAAAGCTTCACCACGGCATATGCACCTGGTAGATGCATTCTGCGCCCGTCTTGATGCTGTCCTTTCCTGGGACCGCGCAGCGGTAGATGCAACCACTGAAATCAAAGCCGCGCTGGCTGCTGCCGGAACGCCCATTGGCCCCAACGACACCGCGATTGCCGGACATGCCATTGCGGCCAGGGCTATTCTGGTGACTAATAACACACGCGAGTTTCAACGGGTGCCCGGATTGCAGCTGGAAGACTGGGTCAGATAA
- the fruB gene encoding fused PTS fructose transporter subunit IIA/HPr protein has protein sequence MFQLELQAIHTGASAQNKEEAIRQVAAALTAAGNVTEGYVNGMLAREQQTSTFLGNGIAIPHGTTDTRDMVLKTGVQVFQFPQGIAWGDDQTAYVAIGIAAKSDEHLALLRQLTHVLSDDTIAEQLKTASAEDLRALLMGEKQAAEFSFDTSLITLNVAASDLITLQAMNAGRLQSAGVVDASYVADVVSTAPLNLGQGIWLSDSSLGNLRSGVAISRAEHAFDHQGESAALLISVSATDERPLEVLGYLSALLQQGKADRLLKADAAGVYALLTSEVDEQADVLTAEYTIRNEHGLHARPGTALVSVIKQFNSDITVTNLDGSGKPANGRSLMKVVALGVKKGHRLRFTASGDDAQQALNAIEEAITSGLGEGAS, from the coding sequence ATGTTCCAGCTCGAATTGCAGGCCATCCATACCGGAGCCAGCGCCCAGAACAAAGAAGAGGCCATTCGTCAGGTTGCTGCCGCGTTAACCGCAGCGGGCAATGTGACGGAAGGCTACGTCAACGGCATGCTGGCGCGCGAACAGCAGACCTCAACCTTCCTCGGCAACGGCATCGCAATCCCTCATGGCACCACCGATACCCGCGATATGGTGCTGAAAACCGGTGTTCAGGTGTTCCAGTTCCCGCAGGGCATTGCCTGGGGTGACGATCAGACTGCCTATGTCGCCATCGGGATTGCCGCTAAGTCGGATGAACATCTGGCGCTGCTGCGTCAGCTGACGCATGTTCTGAGCGATGACACCATCGCCGAACAGCTTAAAACCGCCTCTGCTGAAGACCTTCGTGCGTTGCTGATGGGCGAGAAACAAGCCGCCGAGTTCAGCTTCGACACCTCATTAATTACCCTCAACGTCGCAGCCAGCGATCTGATCACCCTGCAGGCGATGAACGCTGGCCGGCTGCAGTCCGCAGGCGTGGTGGATGCCAGCTACGTTGCAGACGTGGTCTCAACGGCTCCGCTGAATCTGGGTCAGGGCATCTGGCTCAGCGACAGCAGCCTCGGTAACCTGCGCAGCGGCGTTGCCATCAGCCGCGCTGAACATGCATTCGACCATCAGGGCGAATCCGCGGCGCTGTTAATCAGTGTTTCAGCGACCGATGAACGTCCGCTGGAAGTGCTGGGTTACCTCAGCGCATTGCTGCAGCAGGGCAAAGCGGATCGTCTGCTGAAAGCTGATGCGGCAGGCGTCTATGCTCTGCTGACTAGCGAAGTTGATGAGCAGGCTGACGTGCTGACCGCTGAATACACTATTCGCAACGAACATGGCCTGCATGCCCGTCCGGGCACCGCGCTGGTCAGCGTGATCAAGCAGTTCAACAGCGACATCACCGTGACCAATCTCGACGGCAGCGGTAAACCGGCTAACGGCCGCAGCCTGATGAAAGTGGTTGCACTGGGCGTGAAGAAAGGCCATCGCCTGCGCTTTACCGCCAGCGGTGACGATGCACAGCAGGCGCTGAACGCGATTGAAGAAGCGATCACCAGCGGTCTGGGTGAGGGGGCATCATGA
- the fruK gene encoding 1-phosphofructokinase, whose protein sequence is MSRRVATITLNPAYDLVGYTPEIERGEVNLVKTTGLHAAGKGINVAKVLKDLGIDVTVGGFLGKENQDGFQQLFSELGIANRFQVVPGRTRINVKLTEQTGDVTDLNFSGFQVTAQDWDRFTTDSLTWLGQFDMVCVSGSLPEGVDHDAFTRWMTELRTHCPCIIFDSSREALVAGLKAAPWLVKPNRRELEIWAGRKLPTLQDVIGAAHELREQGIAHVVISLGAEGALWVNASGEWIAKPPVCEVVSTVGAGDSMVGGLIYGLLMRESSEHTLRLATAVAAMAVSQSNVGVSDRTQLAAMMARVDLQPVN, encoded by the coding sequence ATGAGCAGACGCGTCGCCACCATCACGCTGAATCCGGCCTATGACCTGGTGGGATATACCCCTGAAATTGAACGCGGCGAAGTCAACCTGGTGAAAACCACCGGGCTGCATGCAGCGGGCAAGGGCATCAATGTCGCTAAAGTTCTGAAAGATCTGGGTATCGATGTCACCGTGGGTGGCTTCCTGGGTAAAGAGAATCAGGACGGTTTCCAGCAGCTGTTCAGCGAGCTGGGCATCGCTAACCGTTTCCAGGTCGTGCCAGGCCGTACCCGAATCAACGTTAAACTCACTGAACAGACCGGCGACGTCACCGATCTGAATTTCTCCGGTTTTCAGGTAACGGCTCAGGACTGGGATCGTTTTACCACGGATTCTCTGACCTGGCTGGGCCAGTTCGATATGGTCTGCGTTAGCGGCAGCCTGCCAGAAGGCGTCGATCACGATGCCTTCACCCGCTGGATGACCGAACTGCGCACCCACTGCCCATGCATCATCTTCGACAGCAGCCGCGAGGCGCTGGTGGCAGGACTGAAAGCCGCACCGTGGCTGGTTAAACCTAACCGCCGTGAGCTGGAAATCTGGGCTGGCCGCAAACTGCCAACCCTGCAGGATGTGATTGGTGCTGCGCATGAACTGCGCGAACAGGGCATCGCCCATGTGGTGATTTCGCTGGGCGCTGAAGGCGCGCTGTGGGTCAACGCCTCTGGCGAATGGATTGCTAAACCGCCGGTGTGTGAAGTTGTCAGCACGGTGGGTGCAGGTGATTCAATGGTTGGCGGCCTGATTTATGGCCTGCTGATGCGTGAATCCAGCGAACACACGCTGCGTCTTGCGACTGCCGTGGCGGCTATGGCCGTCAGCCAGAGCAACGTTGGCGTTTCCGATCGTACTCAGTTGGCCGCAATGATGGCGCGCGTCGACTTACAACCCGTTAACTGA